In Limisphaera ngatamarikiensis, one DNA window encodes the following:
- the nadB gene encoding L-aspartate oxidase: MERYDYLVLGSGIAGLMFALKVAPHGRVAIVTKKDRAESNTNYAQGGIAAVTSREDSFELHIRDTLAAGAGLCKPDVVRTVVEEGPARIAELIELGVQFTEREVPGEDGGRELDLGREGGHSKRRILHARDMTGREIERALLRAVAARPTITLFENHFAIDLITTRKLGRPGPNRCVGAYVLDKLTGQVKTFAAPVTVLATGGCGKVYLYTTNPDIATGDGVAMAYRAGVPIANMEFIQFHPTCLYHPKAKSFLISEAVRGEGGVLKTLDGVEFMKDVHPLGSLAPRDIVARAIDSVMKRTGADHVLLDITHKPAPFIIQRFPNIYETCLRYGIDITKEPIPVVPAAHYQCGGVVATVDGVTELPGLYAIGEVACTGLHGANRLASNSLLEALVCAHRAAQHALRADLPPVDFDIPPWQTGNATNPDELVVVSHNWDEIRRCMWDYVGIVRTTKRLLRAQKRLANLQQEIQEYYWNFIVTPDLLELRNLATVAEIIVQSALQRPESRGLHYTLDHPNPDPAWEQRDTIIRKP; the protein is encoded by the coding sequence ATGGAACGCTACGATTACCTCGTCCTCGGCAGCGGCATCGCAGGCCTCATGTTCGCCCTCAAGGTGGCACCCCACGGCCGCGTCGCCATCGTCACCAAAAAAGATCGCGCCGAATCCAACACCAACTACGCCCAGGGCGGCATCGCAGCCGTCACCAGCCGGGAGGACTCCTTCGAACTCCACATCCGCGACACCCTCGCCGCCGGCGCCGGCCTCTGCAAACCCGACGTTGTCCGCACCGTCGTCGAAGAAGGGCCCGCCCGCATCGCCGAACTCATCGAACTGGGCGTCCAGTTCACCGAACGCGAAGTCCCGGGCGAAGACGGCGGGCGCGAGCTCGATCTCGGCCGCGAAGGCGGCCACAGCAAACGCCGCATCCTTCATGCCCGCGACATGACCGGCCGCGAAATCGAACGCGCCCTCCTCCGCGCCGTGGCCGCCCGCCCCACCATCACCCTCTTCGAAAACCACTTCGCCATCGACCTCATCACCACCCGCAAACTCGGCCGCCCCGGCCCCAACCGTTGCGTCGGCGCCTACGTCCTGGACAAACTCACCGGCCAGGTCAAAACCTTCGCCGCCCCCGTCACCGTCCTGGCCACCGGCGGCTGCGGCAAGGTCTACCTCTACACCACCAACCCCGACATCGCCACCGGCGACGGCGTCGCCATGGCCTACCGCGCCGGCGTCCCCATCGCCAACATGGAATTCATCCAGTTCCACCCCACCTGCCTCTATCATCCCAAGGCCAAATCCTTCCTCATCAGCGAAGCCGTCCGCGGCGAGGGCGGCGTCCTCAAAACCCTCGACGGCGTCGAGTTCATGAAAGACGTCCACCCCCTCGGATCACTCGCCCCGCGCGACATCGTCGCCCGCGCCATCGACAGCGTCATGAAACGAACGGGCGCCGACCACGTCCTGCTCGACATCACCCACAAACCCGCCCCCTTCATCATCCAACGCTTCCCCAACATCTACGAAACCTGCCTCCGCTACGGCATCGACATCACCAAGGAACCCATCCCCGTCGTGCCCGCCGCCCACTACCAATGCGGCGGCGTGGTCGCCACCGTCGACGGCGTCACCGAGCTGCCCGGCCTCTACGCCATCGGCGAGGTCGCCTGCACCGGCCTCCACGGCGCCAATCGCCTCGCCAGCAACTCCCTCCTCGAAGCCCTCGTCTGCGCCCACCGCGCCGCCCAACACGCCCTGCGCGCCGACCTGCCACCCGTCGACTTCGACATCCCCCCATGGCAAACCGGCAACGCCACCAACCCGGACGAACTGGTCGTCGTATCCCACAACTGGGACGAAATCCGCCGTTGCATGTGGGACTACGTCGGAATCGTCCGCACCACCAAACGCCTCCTCCGCGCCCAAAAACGCCTCGCCAACCTCCAGCAGGAAATCCAGGAATACTACTGGAACTTCATCGTGACACCCGACCTCCTCGAACTCCGCAACCTCGCCACCGTCGCCGAAATCATCGTTCAATCCGCCCTCCAACGCCCCGAAAGCCGCGGTCTCCACTACACCCTCGACCATCCCAACCCCGACCCCGCTTGGGAACAACGCGACACCATCATCCGCAAACCCTGA